The Sulfolobus sp. A20 genomic interval AGTCCCGCAAACCTATACAGCGTATGATCAATATTGTAATTTTTACCATAATATTTACCGTAGAAAAATGAAATAGGGAGGTAAGTAGTATAGAGAACTTTTGAGTCAGACCTTCCCTCCCCATTCTTCTCCTTATGTCCAAGGTCTTTATATGTGAGTAGGTTAAGCTTATTAGAACTGTTTTTGAAGTTATTAATCCACTTCTTCTTAATCCACGCTACGTTTATGTTAGAGTCATTTATCTTCCCTATTACGCTACAGGAATTAATCATATCCTTATTTTTATTATATGCTTCTGTTTCCTCATTAATTAGTTCAATTTATCGGAGTTTGAAAAATCTCCACAAACTTTGTACTTCTCGCCTATTCTGACAACATATCGTACAACCTAACTAGTCCGTGCATAATTAATGAGTCAGTTATTAATCCGTGCCAAGGGCTTTCAAGACGTTTTATTTTGTTTACACCTCTTCCTAATTCAGCTCCTCCATTTTGCTAATCCAAGTTGATCATCTTTACCAGTCTTCCTATTGAGAGTAGCAGCAACAGAGTCAATTACTGTTAAGGGGTGTAAGAATGCTGACACCTTATTCCTTATTACCAACGATTTATAACTATCTTCTTAATTTTATATACCTCATCTCTCTTTTTGTTAACTTCATTTATTATATCAGCCATGGACGTAATGTAATCCTGCTTTATGTTACAATTTGCCTTCATATTTACTACATCACGTGAGGGTTCTAGATCTGCCGAATATATTACAGCCTTGACGGTTGAGAGGAGGACAATCCTCTCGTTCCTTTGACTGGTATACCCGATTCGTGGTGTAACAGTTGAAACTATACATTCTCGTCATATCCGATTTTACTTACGTAACGCTCAATGCTTCACGCCTATAAGTCACCCTATTTCCGGTCCAATACTCTTTAAAAAGTCTTCCAGCATCACGACTAGTTTCAACTCGTCCACGCTTTGATTGTTAAGTACTCTCGTTAAACTCCTCGTATAATACAACTTTATGTCCCACACTCTTATCATGCAACAGACCATATAATGCTCTTCCTTTACATTCATTTTATCCCTCACACTTTTGCCCTCCTCAGGCACTTCTCATCGGAGAAAATTGATGAAGAGTTTAATTGTGTGAAATAAGTGATCTAGCCAACTCGTTACAACCAAAACACTTACCTAAGAGTGACAGACCACACTGCTCCTTGAATAGTCGTGAGTACGATAACCCTAATTGCACTTAGTACACATGCTTTATAGGAAAAAAGGAAACCTTATTTTAGCGACTATAACAGTACGCACCATTACAGACCGTTCAATAGCTTTTTGGAAAACTCCTCAATACTTCTGACCTCCTCTATCGTTAATGCCTCTCCATCTGGTTTACCCTTCACAGTCTTTAGCGTAACATGGGAGAATAACCTTCTTTGAAATAGGCTTAACGTAATTATATCTGCTAAAAGCTCTTTATAATCTGGCAGCTTCCATGTATCAAATAATTCGATAGTCTGTCCTTATACCTATCATCTCTACTGGTTTTAATACTCCTAAATAGCCTGTTTTAAGCCTACTCCCTTCAACAACATCTCTACAACTAGTATGAAAGCTTTATTAATGTTCTTAGTGTGTGGACAACAATTTCATCCATATTATGCCAATAGATTTCGAGTAAATAATGTTGAAGAATATTTTTAGCCATCTCGTCATTGGTGAGTGTTAGGAAATCAAACCCATTCTCGTCCCAATAGATGAGTTGCCTCACACAAAACACTTTTCCACAATAGACAAAATTCAATTTATATCAACCAAATTGTTGCCCACACACTTAAGAAAACTAATTATTTAAATGTTTTTGTATCTTCATCAGAAACCCAACTCCTTGTCGTCATTATATCGACCATTTACCCTCACCCCATTGCCTTAGTTTCTTGTCGTAAGTACGGGCGAAGTTTCTCTAGGCTAGCAAGACCAACAGGTTCGAAAGTCCAGCTACAGCCTCCTATTTACCTCCTGTGGTAACTCCTTCCTCTTTTAGCCTCTTGACGAACTGGTCGAACCACCTATCCATGAAGAGGATCCCAGAGAACCTCTCCATCCAACCCTCGTACTCGAACCTGAGCTCCACTTGAGAGTCAGCAACTCTTATTACGAGTTTCCCCTCCCCTTTCCCGGTACCGGCTGTGAGGTAGATCTTATAGGTTATCTGTTCTCCCTTATTGAGTATCCCGTAGATGTGGAACCTCATCCCCATGAACCTTCCGTATGCATTAAAGGAGTCGCCGGTCACCTCCACTTCCTTTATAGGTGGGAAGAGCCTGGGGAGCACAAACTCCGGGTCCGAAAGGACTGAGTACAGCTGAGAGTTGCTGTATGGGAGGTGAATCGTGACGGATTTCTCCATAGACATAATTAATCTCTCCCCCTTATAAAGATTTGGCAATTAGGAGGTTTAGTTTCTTGTCGTTAGTACTGAGGCCACGTTAGGTTTCTCAGAGCAAAGCTTAGTTTTAGTTTCTTGTCGTTAGTACACTTATAACTACACTTCACCTATGTATGTAACAGTGTTTTAGTTTCTTGTCGTTAGTACCTGAACAGCCCTGAAGAGAGTATCGCGGAACAGGTAGTTTTAGTTTCTTGTCGTTAGTACATGCCTCGTGATCTTTCAAACCCATTACGATGCGAGGTTTTAGTTTCTTGTCGTTAGTACCTTCCGGTAATTATGATTAGACCCAACTTATTTTGTTTTAGTTTCTTGTCGTTAGTACGATAAATCCTATTAATATAATTAAGAATTTCACAAAGTTTTAGTTTCTTGTCGTTAGTACGCTTAACATTTAAATTATTGAGTGCAGAAAAAGAAGTTTTAGTTTCTTGTCGTTAGTACTGTATCTTTTTGATTCCTGAACAGCCATTTATACGTTTTAGTTTCTTGTCGTTAGTACACCTCTGTAATCCTTTTCAGTATTTCTCGGAAATGTTTTAGTTTCTTGTCGTTAGTACAAAGAGCTAGCCAGGACAGATAAGAAGCTACTTATAACGTTTTAGTTTCTTGTCGTTAGTACATTTTCTCAGGGGATATTCTACGTTA includes:
- a CDS encoding DUF3211 domain-containing protein, producing the protein MEKSVTIHLPYSNSQLYSVLSDPEFVLPRLFPPIKEVEVTGDSFNAYGRFMGMRFHIYGILNKGEQITYKIYLTAGTGKGEGKLVIRVADSQVELRFEYEGWMERFSGILFMDRWFDQFVKRLKEEGVTTGGK